In the genome of Nymphaea colorata isolate Beijing-Zhang1983 chromosome 9, ASM883128v2, whole genome shotgun sequence, one region contains:
- the LOC116261184 gene encoding probable indole-3-acetic acid-amido synthetase GH3.1, with the protein MGASGRDSELLQFIEDATKNADQMQRRVLAEILSQNAHTEYLQRYGLAGCTYRESFKKKVPMVTYDDIKPEILRIANGDRSPILSSHPVSEFLTSSGTSAGERKLMPTIQQELDRRQFLYDLLIPVMNKFVPGLDKGKGLYFLFVKTDTKTPGGLPARPVLTSYYKSEIFKHRKFNPYLVYTSPTEAILCSDSFQSMYSQMLCGLVQQEQVLRVGAVFASGLLRAIRFLQVHWQELADDIERGTMSSRVTEPSIRAAVAKLLRPNPTLARFVREKCSDPNWEGIITKIWPNTKYLDVIVTGAMAQYIPTLNHYGGGLPLVCTMYASSECYFGLNLNPMCKPSEVTYTIMPNMGYFEFLPHDPNRPELSHADLVDLADVELGKEYELVITTYAGLYRYRVGDILRVSGFHNAAPQFKFIRRKNVVLSIDSDKTDEAELQKAVEAASNRLIKDYGTRIVEYTSYADTKTIPGHYVVFFELASESGPVPEGVMEQCCLDMEEEFNSVYRQGRVCDQSIGPLEIRVVKSGTFEELMEYAISRGASINQYKVPRCVSFTPILELLHSRVVSSHFSLACPHWTPNRRQY; encoded by the exons ATGGGTGCCAGCGGAAGGGACTCCGAGCTGCTGCAATTCATAGAGGACGCTACCAAGAATGCTGACCAGATGCAGCGGCGGGTTCTGGCTGAGATCCTCAGCCAGAATGCGCACACTGAATACCTGCAGCGCTACGGCCTTGCCGGCTGCACCTACCGCGAGTCCTTCAAGAAGAAGGTCCCCATGGTCACCTACGATGACATCAAGCCTGAGATTCTGCGCATCGCTAATGGCGATCGCTCCCCCATCCTCTCCTCCCACCCCGTATCGGAGTTCCTTACCAg CTCCGGAACGTCCGCCGGCGAAAGGAAGCTCATGCCGACGATCCAGCAGGAGCTGGATCGCCGTCAGTTCCTCTACGACCTCCTCATACCCGTGATGAACAA GTTCGTGCCAGGCCTGGACAAGGGCAAAGGTCTGTACTTCCTGTTCGTGAAGACGGACACCAAGACGCCGGGAGGGCTGCCGGCGCGCCCGGTGCTGACCAGCTACTACAAGAGCGAGATCTTCAAGCACCGCAAGTTCAACCCCTACCTCGTCTACACCAGCCCCACCGAGGCCATCCTCTGCTCTGACTCCTTCCAGAGCATGTACTCGCAGATGCTCTGCGGCCTCGTCCAGCAGGAGCAGGTCCTCCGCGTCGGCGCCGTCTTCGCCTCCGGCCTCCTCCGCGCCATCCGCTTCCTCCAGGTCCACTGGCAGGAACTGGCCGACGACATCGAGCGCGGCACCATGAGCTCCCGCGTCACCGAGCCATCCATCCGCGCCGCCGTGGCCAAGTTGCTCCGGCCGAACCCGACGCTGGCTCGCTTCGTCCGGGAGAAGTGCTCGGACCCCAATTGGGAAGGGATCATCACCAAGATCTGGCCCAACACCAAGTACCTGGACGTCATCGTCACCGGCGCCATGGCTCAGTACATCCCCACGCTCAATCACTACGGCGGCGGGCTGCCCCTCGTGTGCACCATGTATGCCTCCTCCGAGTGCTACTTCGGCCTGAACCTGAACCCCATGTGCAAGCCGTCGGAGGTCACCTACACCATCATGCCCAACATGGGCTACTTCGAGTTCCTGCCCCACGACCCCAACCGGCCGGAGCTGAGCCACGCCGATCTCGTCGACCTCGCCGACGTGGAGCTCGGCAAGGAGTACGAGCTTGTCATCACGACGTACGCCGGGCTGTACCGCTATCGAGTCGGCGACATCCTCCGGGTGAGCGGCTTCCACAACGCGGCCCCCCAGTTCAAGTTCATCCGCAGGAAGAACGTCGTCCTCAGCATCGACTCCGACAAGACCGACGAGGCGGAGCTGCAGAAGGCGGTCGAGGCCGCATCGAACCGGCTGATCAAGGACTACGGCACCCGTATCGTGGAGTACACGAGCTACGCCGATACCAAGACGATACCGGGACACTACGTCGTGTTCTTCGAACTGGCGTCGGAGAGCGGGCCGGTGCCGGAAGGGGTGATGGAACAGTGCTGCCTGGACATGGAGGAGGAGTTCAACTCGGTGTACAGGCAGGGGAGGGTGTGTGACCAGTCGATCGGGCCGCTGGAGATAAGGGTGGTGAAGAGTGGGACGTTTGAGGAGCTGATGGAATATGCCATCTCCAGAGGCGCCTCCATTAACCAATACAAGGTCCCTAGGTGCGTTAGCTTCACGCCCATCTTGGAGCTTCTTCACTCCAGGGTTGTGAGCTCACACTTCAGCCTCGCCTGCCCACATTGGACTCCAAATCGCCGCCAATATTGA